The Falco peregrinus isolate bFalPer1 chromosome 1, bFalPer1.pri, whole genome shotgun sequence genome has a window encoding:
- the LGALS3 gene encoding galectin-3, with the protein MSDGFSLNDALATNNNPTPSAPPPQGWPSWGNQPPAPGTFPAYPGPPGSYPGAPAAYPGAPGAYPGAPGQGPYPGAPGAFPGAPAGPGSYPAPGQPSSGPGFGPPPPQGGPAPPMKVPFDLPLQAGLMPRMLITIMGTVNPNPNRFSLDFKKGNDIAFHFNPRFNEDNKKVIVCNSMFQNNWGKEERTAPRFPFEAGKPFQLQILCEVDHFKVAVDGAHLLQYNFREKQLNAINKLCINGDITLTSVMPTMI; encoded by the exons atGTCAGACGGTTTCTCT TTAAACGACGCCTTGGCCACCAACAACAACCCGACCCCCtctgcacccccaccccagggctggCCCTCCTGGGGGaaccagccaccagctcctgggACATTCCCGGCATACCCCGGCCCTCCAGGGTCCTATCCTGGTGCACCAGCAGCATATCCCGGAGCACCAGGGGCATATCCCGGAGCACCAGGACAGGGACCATATCCCGGAGCACCTGGAGCATTCCCTGGAGCACCAGCAGGACCAGGGTCGTATCCTGCCCCAGGACAACCATCCAGTGGCCCTGGATTTGGGCCCCCTCCTCCGCAGGGGGGACCAGCTCCTCCAATG AAAGTCCCCTTCGACCTGCCCCTGCAGGCAGGACTCATGCCTCGGATGCTCATAACCATCATGGGAACAGTCAACCCCAACCCAAACAG GTTTTCACTGGATTTCAAGAAGGGGAATGACATTGCCTTCCACTTCAATCCGCGCTTCAatgaagacaacaaaaaagTCATCGTCTGCAATTCGATGTTCCAGAATaactggggaaaggaggagaggacAGCTCCCAGGTTTCCATTTGAAGCTGGAAAACCCTTCCag ctcCAGATCCTCTGCGAGGTGGATCACTTCAAGGTAGCGGTTGACGGTGCCCACTTGCTGCAGTACAACTTCCgtgagaagcagctgaatgCAATCAACAAACTCTGCATCAACGGGGACATCACCCTCACCAGTGTCATGCCAACCATGATATAA
- the DLGAP5 gene encoding disks large-associated protein 5 isoform X2 translates to MAATSQFASRYKKDLSTETLRTKVARRRSLLQKENRHKLFEKGRQLGLADSNVQLSKKGISILQETNETGSQENSSVKQSQSTNGATRRINERKEMLQRYKEEKELRKLREQREKAKKGVFKVGLYRPTAPGFLSFVPEDPVIVKPREKAAPAFSGRITRSKAKNQEEKTVIPTASKHSTVSASGRSVHPTQAGCKQLSTDKAAEKDKVLQTAVQTASNVRITRAAASAARQTLKTTKITATAATSGNQSQRKTANAGKQRKAVKPDITEIIPSKQEVDKNAQLDPALKGSVSVEPQQEQTAAENKPNFSPGRPRTRSFAPQNFVFQPLSGLAAYKVTPMTPSRANAFLTPDASWDFSNSPVNKIEKSSDTKAQEPNLKSQVSPAGKDVQEQQTTTSLRGEKASESDEKTSVQRANETIPVSTDITALETESDDVREQEHDVPYFRTILRSETEKLMSQCLQWDGKLELDVPEDAKDLIRTTVGQTRLLIAERFKQFEGLVDNCEFKRGEKETSCTDLDGFWDMVDFQIKDVNKKFDNLKKLQDNGWQPLEVPIKAIVKKKTIPNGVSKPKLGAAGRTAAQNRLAAIKAAMRNKMKLDGTADCMHQEKLPEAEKVVFDAGFFRIESPVKTLPGLLSKTPRRSSQRTSEKLATPRSSSRALLQSIPSILHNPENTTAKQTPPVLKGFHPAQNSIMHQFPSGKTPTLEKLPGVLEQSIPIVAEQHCLVAGTAEGTKVVESSSNELQVMDSMEEMEVSAAEQQGQDTVMCSPEKGIVTETNFAQSGEQKIHQTDISCSDLTSVGRNPFDMSN, encoded by the exons ATGGCTGCTACCTCCCAGTTTGCCAGCCGATACAAAAAGGATTTGAGCACAGAAACGCTCAGAACTAAAGTTGCACGCAGAAGATCACTGCTTCAAAAAGAGAACAGACACAAGTTGTTTGAGAAGGGCAGACAGCTTGGATTGGCAGATAGCAATGTTCAGCTTTCAAAAAAGGGGATTTCTATACTACAGGAGACCAATGAAACGGGCTCTCAGGAGAACAGCAGTGTAAAACAGA GCCAATCTACAAATGGAGCCACCAGGAGGATTAATGAACGCAAGGAAATGCTCCAGCgctataaagaagaaaaggaacttCGAAAACTgagagagcagagagagaaagcaaaaaagggaGTGTTTAAAGTTGGGTTATACAGACCAACTGCGCCTggatttctttcatttgtacCTGAAGATCCAGTGATAGTGAAGCCAAGAGAGAAG gcagctcctgctttcTCTGGGAGGATTACTCGATCAAAGGCCAAgaaccaggaagaaaaaactgtGATACCAACTGCATCGAAGCACTCTACg GTCAGTGCCAGTGGGCGTAGTGTGCACCCTACACAAGCAGGATGTAAACAGCTGAGTACagacaaagcagctgaaaaagatAAAG TGTTGCAGACTGCAGTCCAGACAGCCTCAAATGTAAGAATCAccagagcagctgcctctgcagctaGGCAGACgctgaaaacaacaaaaataacagcTACTGCTGCTACTTCTG GTAACCAGTCACAGAGAAAGACAGCAAatgcagggaagcagaggaaagcagtCAAACCTGACATCACAGAG ATAATTCCTTCTAAACAAGAAGTGGATAAAAATGCTCAACTGGATCCAGCATTGAAAGGTTCAGTGTCAGTAGAACCTCAACAGGAGCAAACCgcagcagaaaacaaaccaaattttTCTCCAGGGAGACCCAGAACACGCTCTTTTGCACCTCAAAACTTTGTGTTTCAGCCATTAAGTGGATTAGCAGCCTACAAAGTTACACCCATGACTCCTTCTAGGGCGAATGCATTTTTGACACCTGATGCCTCCTGGGATTTTTCAAATTCTCCAGT taataaaattgaaaaatccAGTGACACTAAGGCACAAGAGCCTAATTTAAAAAGTCAAGTTTCACCTGCTGGTAAAGATGTTCAAGAACAGCAAACCACTACAAGtttgagaggagaaaaag caaGTGAATCAGATGAGAAAACTTCTGTTCAGAGAGCAAACGAAACAATTCCTGTCTCTACAGATATAACAGCACTTGAAACAGAGTCAGATGATGTAAGAGAGCAAGAGCACGACGTGCCCTATTTCAG AACCATTCTTCGGTCTGAGACAGAGAAGCTGATGTCTCAGTGCCTCCAGTGGGATGGAAAACTTGAGCTGGATGTTCCAGAGGATG CTAAAGACCTTATTCGCACCACCGTTGGTCAGACAAGACTGCTCATAGCAGAGAGGTTTAAACAGTTTGAAGGACTGGTGGATAACTGTGAATTTAAACgaggtgaaaaagaaacatcGTGTACAGACTTAGATGGATTTTGGGATATGGTTGATTTTCAG ATCAAAGATGTGAATAAAAAGTTTGATAATCTGAAGAAGCTTCAAGACAATGGGTGGCAGCCACTTGAAGTCCCAATCAAAGCAATTGTCAAG aaaaaaacgATTCCAAATGGAGTGTCTAAACcaaagctgggagcagctggaagAACGGCTGCCCAAAACCGGCTTGCTGCTATAAAAGCAGCTATGaggaataaaatgaaacttGATGGAACTGCTGATTGTATGCATCAGGAGAAGCtaccagaagcagaaaaagtggTTTTTGACGCGGGATTTTTCAGAATTGAAAGCCCTGTAAAAACCTTACCAG gcttgCTTTCAAAGACACCTCGCAGATCTTCCCAGCGGACTTCTGAAAAACTAGCAACTCCACGATCATCCAGTAgagctttgcttcagagcattCCTTCTATTCTTCATAACCCTGAGAATacaactgcaaaacaaacaccaccagtGCTCAAAGGCTTCCATCCAGCACAAAATTCGATAATGCACCAGTTTCCCAGTGGAAAAACTCCCACACTGGAAAAGCTCCCTGGTGTTCTTGAACAAAG CATTCCCATAGTTGCAGAACAACACTGTCTTGTTGCTGGCACGGCAGAGGGGACTAAG GTGGTGGAAAGTTCTAGCAATGAATTACAAGTAATGGATAGCATGGAAGAGATGGAGGTAtctgctgcagaacagcaagGGCAAGATACTGTCATGTGCAGTCCGGAGAAGGGTATTGTCACAGAGACTAACTTCGCTCAGTCTGGAgaacaaaaaatacatcaaacag acatttcATGTAGTGATTTGACATCTGTTGGCAGAAATCCTTTTGATATG AGCAACTGA
- the DLGAP5 gene encoding disks large-associated protein 5 isoform X1 yields MAATSQFASRYKKDLSTETLRTKVARRRSLLQKENRHKLFEKGRQLGLADSNVQLSKKGISILQETNETGSQENSSVKQSQSTNGATRRINERKEMLQRYKEEKELRKLREQREKAKKGVFKVGLYRPTAPGFLSFVPEDPVIVKPREKAAPAFSGRITRSKAKNQEEKTVIPTASKHSTVSASGRSVHPTQAGCKQLSTDKAAEKDKVLQTAVQTASNVRITRAAASAARQTLKTTKITATAATSGNQSQRKTANAGKQRKAVKPDITEIIPSKQEVDKNAQLDPALKGSVSVEPQQEQTAAENKPNFSPGRPRTRSFAPQNFVFQPLSGLAAYKVTPMTPSRANAFLTPDASWDFSNSPVNKIEKSSDTKAQEPNLKSQVSPAGKDVQEQQTTTSLRGEKASESDEKTSVQRANETIPVSTDITALETESDDVREQEHDVPYFRTILRSETEKLMSQCLQWDGKLELDVPEDAKDLIRTTVGQTRLLIAERFKQFEGLVDNCEFKRGEKETSCTDLDGFWDMVDFQIKDVNKKFDNLKKLQDNGWQPLEVPIKAIVKKKTIPNGVSKPKLGAAGRTAAQNRLAAIKAAMRNKMKLDGTADCMHQEKLPEAEKVVFDAGFFRIESPVKTLPGLLSKTPRRSSQRTSEKLATPRSSSRALLQSIPSILHNPENTTAKQTPPVLKGFHPAQNSIMHQFPSGKTPTLEKLPGVLEQSIPIVAEQHCLVAGTAEGTKVVESSSNELQVMDSMEEMEVSAAEQQGQDTVMCSPEKGIVTETNFAQSGEQKIHQTDISCSDLTSVGRNPFDMPMLDAELLSTPVRSKAQQFAAAEVFSDLIVFSPLSPSGGK; encoded by the exons ATGGCTGCTACCTCCCAGTTTGCCAGCCGATACAAAAAGGATTTGAGCACAGAAACGCTCAGAACTAAAGTTGCACGCAGAAGATCACTGCTTCAAAAAGAGAACAGACACAAGTTGTTTGAGAAGGGCAGACAGCTTGGATTGGCAGATAGCAATGTTCAGCTTTCAAAAAAGGGGATTTCTATACTACAGGAGACCAATGAAACGGGCTCTCAGGAGAACAGCAGTGTAAAACAGA GCCAATCTACAAATGGAGCCACCAGGAGGATTAATGAACGCAAGGAAATGCTCCAGCgctataaagaagaaaaggaacttCGAAAACTgagagagcagagagagaaagcaaaaaagggaGTGTTTAAAGTTGGGTTATACAGACCAACTGCGCCTggatttctttcatttgtacCTGAAGATCCAGTGATAGTGAAGCCAAGAGAGAAG gcagctcctgctttcTCTGGGAGGATTACTCGATCAAAGGCCAAgaaccaggaagaaaaaactgtGATACCAACTGCATCGAAGCACTCTACg GTCAGTGCCAGTGGGCGTAGTGTGCACCCTACACAAGCAGGATGTAAACAGCTGAGTACagacaaagcagctgaaaaagatAAAG TGTTGCAGACTGCAGTCCAGACAGCCTCAAATGTAAGAATCAccagagcagctgcctctgcagctaGGCAGACgctgaaaacaacaaaaataacagcTACTGCTGCTACTTCTG GTAACCAGTCACAGAGAAAGACAGCAAatgcagggaagcagaggaaagcagtCAAACCTGACATCACAGAG ATAATTCCTTCTAAACAAGAAGTGGATAAAAATGCTCAACTGGATCCAGCATTGAAAGGTTCAGTGTCAGTAGAACCTCAACAGGAGCAAACCgcagcagaaaacaaaccaaattttTCTCCAGGGAGACCCAGAACACGCTCTTTTGCACCTCAAAACTTTGTGTTTCAGCCATTAAGTGGATTAGCAGCCTACAAAGTTACACCCATGACTCCTTCTAGGGCGAATGCATTTTTGACACCTGATGCCTCCTGGGATTTTTCAAATTCTCCAGT taataaaattgaaaaatccAGTGACACTAAGGCACAAGAGCCTAATTTAAAAAGTCAAGTTTCACCTGCTGGTAAAGATGTTCAAGAACAGCAAACCACTACAAGtttgagaggagaaaaag caaGTGAATCAGATGAGAAAACTTCTGTTCAGAGAGCAAACGAAACAATTCCTGTCTCTACAGATATAACAGCACTTGAAACAGAGTCAGATGATGTAAGAGAGCAAGAGCACGACGTGCCCTATTTCAG AACCATTCTTCGGTCTGAGACAGAGAAGCTGATGTCTCAGTGCCTCCAGTGGGATGGAAAACTTGAGCTGGATGTTCCAGAGGATG CTAAAGACCTTATTCGCACCACCGTTGGTCAGACAAGACTGCTCATAGCAGAGAGGTTTAAACAGTTTGAAGGACTGGTGGATAACTGTGAATTTAAACgaggtgaaaaagaaacatcGTGTACAGACTTAGATGGATTTTGGGATATGGTTGATTTTCAG ATCAAAGATGTGAATAAAAAGTTTGATAATCTGAAGAAGCTTCAAGACAATGGGTGGCAGCCACTTGAAGTCCCAATCAAAGCAATTGTCAAG aaaaaaacgATTCCAAATGGAGTGTCTAAACcaaagctgggagcagctggaagAACGGCTGCCCAAAACCGGCTTGCTGCTATAAAAGCAGCTATGaggaataaaatgaaacttGATGGAACTGCTGATTGTATGCATCAGGAGAAGCtaccagaagcagaaaaagtggTTTTTGACGCGGGATTTTTCAGAATTGAAAGCCCTGTAAAAACCTTACCAG gcttgCTTTCAAAGACACCTCGCAGATCTTCCCAGCGGACTTCTGAAAAACTAGCAACTCCACGATCATCCAGTAgagctttgcttcagagcattCCTTCTATTCTTCATAACCCTGAGAATacaactgcaaaacaaacaccaccagtGCTCAAAGGCTTCCATCCAGCACAAAATTCGATAATGCACCAGTTTCCCAGTGGAAAAACTCCCACACTGGAAAAGCTCCCTGGTGTTCTTGAACAAAG CATTCCCATAGTTGCAGAACAACACTGTCTTGTTGCTGGCACGGCAGAGGGGACTAAG GTGGTGGAAAGTTCTAGCAATGAATTACAAGTAATGGATAGCATGGAAGAGATGGAGGTAtctgctgcagaacagcaagGGCAAGATACTGTCATGTGCAGTCCGGAGAAGGGTATTGTCACAGAGACTAACTTCGCTCAGTCTGGAgaacaaaaaatacatcaaacag acatttcATGTAGTGATTTGACATCTGTTGGCAGAAATCCTTTTGATATG CCAATGCTGGATGCTGAGCTTCTCTCCACTCCAGTCAGGAGCAAAGCCCAGCAgtttgcagcagctgaagtaTTCAGCGACCTTAttgtattttctcccctttctccctctgGGGGAAAATGA